In Fusobacterium hwasookii, a single window of DNA contains:
- a CDS encoding transglycosylase domain-containing protein, whose product MKKILILLLKLIGALFIVGAIGVFAIIIKYRLELPNIQSMVEDYKPQMATIIYDKNNNVVDTLSVESREVVKLEDVSPYVKDAFLAIEDKQFYSHHGLNFKGIMRAVVTTFLKGRATQGGSSITQQLAKNAFLTPERTFSRKVKEAILTYQIERTYTKDEILERYLNEIYYGSGSYGIRNAAEQYFRKDVKDLNVAESALLAGIPNRPTKYDPNRNLENTLYRQRIILKEMYTDGRITKEQYDEALAYKFELENEDNIKNVPANTSIIYNKRTKSSYKNPELTTIVEDYLAEIYDEEQIYTSGLKIYTTIDLEYQKVAKETFNSYAYFKNKEINGAMITLDPFTGGIISIVGGKNFKAGNFDRATMARRQLGSSFKPFVYLEALQNGFDPYTVVVNDFVAFGKWAPKNFDGRYTYNSTLVNSLNLSLNVPAVKLLDAITVEAFKEALGDNVKLSSEVKDLTAALGSVDSTPVNVAANFSIFVNGGYIVKPNIIREIRDSQDILIYVAEIEKTKVFDSVDTSVITAMLKTVVSNGTASKARVVDKTGKPIQQGGKTGTTNEHRTAWFVGITPEYVTACYIGRDDNKPMYGKTTGGSAVAPMWAKYYQTLINKGLYTPGKFEFLENYLETGDLVKQNIDIYTGLLDGPNSKEFTVKKGRLQVESAGKYKNGIASVFGLDGNVTGGAGIDMCDGMIIDTGIEEGTGTEEGTTETPNTPSTSTEGNTPSVQNNNSNKDGDSLTNRLLGD is encoded by the coding sequence ATGAAAAAAATACTTATTCTTTTATTGAAACTTATAGGAGCATTATTTATTGTAGGAGCAATAGGAGTTTTTGCAATAATTATAAAGTATAGATTGGAATTACCAAATATACAAAGTATGGTTGAAGACTATAAACCTCAAATGGCAACAATAATTTATGACAAAAATAACAATGTTGTTGATACTCTTTCTGTTGAGTCAAGAGAAGTTGTTAAACTTGAAGATGTTTCTCCATATGTAAAAGATGCTTTTTTGGCTATTGAAGATAAACAATTTTATTCTCACCATGGTTTAAATTTTAAAGGTATTATGAGAGCAGTTGTTACAACTTTTTTAAAAGGAAGGGCAACACAAGGTGGAAGTTCTATAACTCAACAATTAGCTAAAAATGCTTTTTTAACACCTGAAAGAACATTTTCAAGAAAAGTAAAAGAAGCTATTCTAACTTATCAAATAGAAAGAACTTATACAAAAGATGAAATCTTAGAAAGATACCTTAATGAAATATATTATGGTTCAGGATCTTATGGTATAAGAAATGCAGCAGAACAATATTTCAGAAAAGATGTTAAAGATTTAAATGTTGCAGAATCTGCTTTACTTGCAGGTATTCCAAATAGACCTACAAAGTATGATCCAAATAGAAATTTAGAAAATACTTTATATAGACAAAGAATTATTCTAAAAGAAATGTATACAGATGGAAGAATTACAAAAGAACAGTATGATGAAGCCTTGGCTTATAAATTTGAACTTGAAAATGAAGACAATATAAAAAATGTTCCTGCTAATACTTCAATAATATATAATAAAAGAACTAAGAGTTCATATAAAAATCCTGAGCTTACAACAATAGTTGAAGATTACTTAGCAGAAATTTATGATGAGGAACAAATTTATACTTCTGGATTAAAAATTTATACAACTATTGACTTGGAATATCAAAAAGTAGCTAAGGAAACTTTTAATAGTTATGCATATTTTAAAAATAAAGAAATAAATGGAGCTATGATTACTTTAGATCCATTCACTGGTGGAATAATATCAATAGTTGGTGGAAAGAATTTTAAGGCTGGTAACTTTGATAGAGCAACTATGGCAAGAAGACAATTGGGATCATCATTTAAACCATTTGTATATTTAGAAGCCTTACAAAATGGTTTTGACCCTTATACTGTTGTAGTAAATGACTTTGTTGCTTTTGGAAAATGGGCACCTAAAAACTTTGACGGTAGATATACTTATAACTCTACACTGGTAAACTCATTAAATTTATCTCTAAATGTCCCAGCAGTAAAATTATTAGATGCTATAACTGTTGAAGCTTTTAAAGAAGCACTTGGAGATAATGTAAAATTATCATCAGAAGTTAAAGATTTAACTGCTGCACTTGGTTCTGTTGATAGTACTCCTGTAAATGTTGCAGCTAACTTCTCTATCTTTGTAAATGGTGGATATATTGTAAAACCTAATATCATAAGAGAAATTAGAGATAGTCAAGATATACTTATTTATGTTGCTGAAATAGAAAAAACAAAAGTTTTTGACAGTGTTGATACAAGTGTTATAACTGCTATGTTAAAAACTGTTGTAAGTAATGGTACTGCATCAAAGGCAAGAGTTGTTGATAAAACAGGTAAACCTATACAACAAGGTGGAAAAACAGGAACAACAAATGAGCATAGAACAGCTTGGTTTGTTGGAATTACTCCTGAATACGTAACTGCTTGTTATATTGGTAGAGATGATAATAAACCTATGTATGGAAAAACTACTGGAGGAAGTGCTGTTGCACCTATGTGGGCTAAATATTATCAAACTCTAATAAATAAAGGTCTGTATACACCAGGAAAATTTGAATTCTTAGAAAACTATTTAGAAACTGGTGACTTAGTAAAACAAAATATTGATATTTACACTGGTCTATTAGATGGACCTAATAGTAAAGAATTTACTGTTAAAAAAGGTAGACTACAAGTTGAAAGTGCGGGTAAATATAAAAATGGTATTGCTTCTGTCTTTGGTTTAGATGGAAATGTAACTGGTGGAGCAGGTATTGATATGTGTGATGGAATGATAATTGATACTGGAATTGAAGAAGGAACAGGTACAGAAGAAGGAACTACTGAAACTCCTAATACTCCTTCTACTTCAACAGAAGGAAATACTCCATCTGTTCAAAATAATAATTCTAATAAAGATGGAGATAGCCTAACAAATAGACTTTTAGGAGATTAA
- the rlmN gene encoding 23S rRNA (adenine(2503)-C(2))-methyltransferase RlmN: MNNEKINILNLTQEELTELLISLGLKKFYGKEVFIWLHKKIVRNFDEMTNLSLKDREILKEKTYIPLFNLLKYQVSKIDKTEKFLFELEDGGTIETVLLRHKDSKNKEIRNTLCVSSQVGCPVKCSFCATGQSGYMRNLSVSEILNQVYTVERRLRKKGENLNNLVFMGMGEPLLNIDNLAKSLSIISNENGVNISKRKITISTSGIVSGIEKILLDKIPIELAISLHSAINEKRDKIIPINKNFPLEDLSAVLVEYQKQTKRRITFEYILIDNFNISEADANALADFIHQFDHVVNLIPYNEVEGVEHTRPSVKKIEKFYNYLKNVRRVNVTLRQEKGSDIDGACGQLRQRNKKGDN; this comes from the coding sequence ATGAATAATGAAAAAATTAATATTTTAAATCTAACACAGGAGGAGTTAACTGAACTTTTGATATCTCTAGGATTAAAAAAATTCTATGGAAAAGAAGTCTTTATTTGGTTACATAAAAAGATTGTTAGAAATTTTGATGAAATGACTAACCTTTCTTTAAAAGATAGAGAAATCTTAAAAGAAAAAACTTATATACCACTTTTTAACTTATTAAAATATCAAGTTTCAAAAATTGATAAGACAGAGAAATTTTTATTTGAGTTAGAAGATGGTGGCACAATAGAAACAGTTCTTTTGAGACATAAAGACTCTAAAAATAAAGAAATTAGAAATACACTTTGTGTTTCATCACAGGTTGGCTGCCCTGTAAAATGTAGTTTTTGTGCAACAGGACAAAGTGGATATATGAGAAATCTATCAGTAAGTGAAATTTTAAATCAAGTTTATACAGTTGAAAGAAGACTTAGAAAAAAAGGAGAAAACTTAAATAATTTAGTATTTATGGGAATGGGAGAACCTCTTTTAAATATTGATAATTTAGCTAAGTCACTTAGTATAATTTCAAATGAGAATGGAGTTAATATTTCAAAAAGAAAAATTACAATCTCAACTTCTGGTATAGTTTCAGGTATAGAAAAGATTTTATTAGATAAAATTCCAATAGAACTTGCAATCTCTTTACATAGTGCTATAAATGAAAAAAGAGATAAAATTATACCAATAAATAAAAACTTCCCATTGGAAGACCTCTCAGCTGTTTTAGTTGAATATCAAAAACAAACAAAAAGAAGAATTACTTTTGAATATATTTTAATTGATAATTTTAATATTTCAGAAGCAGATGCTAATGCTTTAGCTGATTTTATACATCAGTTTGACCATGTTGTAAATTTAATACCATATAATGAAGTTGAAGGAGTAGAACATACTAGGCCTTCTGTAAAAAAGATTGAAAAGTTCTATAACTACCTAAAAAATGTTAGAAGAGTTAATGTAACTTTAAGACAAGAAAAAGGTAGTGATATAGATGGAGCTTGTGGACAACTTAGACAAAGAAATAAAAAAGGGGATAACTAG
- the nox gene encoding H2O-forming NADH oxidase, protein MKIVVVGANHAGTACINTMLDNYKGNEVVVFDSNSNISFLGCGMALWIGGQIAGSDGLFYSSKDKLEAKGAKIYMETGVTNIDFDKKIVYASGKDGKKYEESYDKLILSTGSLPIDLPIIGKDLENVQYVKLFQNAQEVIDKLDMNKSIEKVAVVGAGYIGVELAEAFKRWGKEVYLVDAADGCLSTYYDKLFREKMDAQLQEHGVQLEYGQLVKEIKGNGKVEKIVTNKGEFPADMVVLCAGFRPNTDLGKGKIDLFKNGAYIVDRTQKTSLNDVYAIGDCATVFDNSTGDINYIALATNAVRSGIIAAHNVCGTKLESIGVQGSNGISIFGLNMVSTGLTYEKAQKLGIDVLETTFHDLQKPEFMEHNNEEVYIRIVYRKDNRKIIGAQMASKYDISMAMHVFSLAIQEGVTIDKFKLLDILFLPHFNKPYNYITMAALGAK, encoded by the coding sequence ATGAAAATTGTTGTAGTAGGTGCAAATCATGCAGGTACAGCTTGTATTAACACAATGTTAGATAACTATAAAGGAAATGAAGTTGTTGTATTTGACAGCAATTCAAATATTAGTTTCCTTGGATGTGGAATGGCTCTTTGGATAGGTGGACAAATAGCAGGTTCTGATGGTTTATTTTATTCTTCAAAAGATAAATTAGAAGCAAAAGGTGCTAAAATTTATATGGAAACAGGAGTAACAAATATAGACTTTGATAAAAAAATTGTGTATGCTTCTGGGAAAGATGGTAAGAAATATGAAGAAAGTTATGATAAGCTAATTTTATCTACTGGTTCTTTACCGATAGATTTACCTATTATTGGAAAAGATTTAGAAAATGTACAATATGTAAAATTATTCCAAAATGCACAAGAAGTTATTGACAAATTAGATATGAATAAATCAATAGAAAAAGTTGCTGTTGTTGGTGCTGGATATATTGGAGTTGAGCTTGCTGAAGCTTTTAAACGTTGGGGAAAAGAAGTATATTTAGTTGATGCAGCAGATGGCTGTCTATCTACTTATTATGATAAATTATTTAGAGAAAAAATGGATGCTCAATTACAAGAACATGGAGTTCAACTTGAGTATGGTCAACTAGTAAAAGAAATTAAAGGAAATGGAAAAGTTGAGAAAATAGTTACTAATAAAGGTGAATTCCCAGCTGATATGGTAGTTTTATGTGCTGGATTCAGACCTAATACAGATTTAGGAAAAGGAAAAATAGATTTATTTAAAAATGGTGCATATATAGTTGATAGAACTCAAAAAACAAGTTTAAATGATGTTTATGCAATAGGTGATTGTGCAACAGTATTTGATAATTCTACTGGAGACATAAACTATATTGCTCTTGCAACAAATGCTGTTAGATCAGGAATAATTGCTGCTCATAATGTTTGTGGAACAAAATTAGAAAGCATAGGAGTACAAGGTTCTAATGGAATCTCTATTTTTGGATTAAATATGGTTTCAACAGGACTTACTTATGAAAAAGCTCAAAAATTAGGAATTGATGTTTTAGAAACAACTTTCCATGACTTACAAAAACCAGAATTTATGGAACATAATAATGAAGAAGTATATATAAGAATTGTGTATAGAAAAGATAACAGAAAAATAATTGGAGCTCAAATGGCTTCTAAATATGATATTTCTATGGCTATGCATGTATTTTCATTAGCTATACAAGAAGGAGTAACTATTGATAAATTTAAATTATTAGATATTTTATTCCTACCTCATTTTAACAAACCATATAACTATATTACTATGGCTGCACTTGGTGCAAAATAA
- a CDS encoding cold shock domain-containing protein → MKGTVKWFNKEKGFGFITGEDGKDVFAHFSQIQKEGFKELFEGQEVEFEITEGQKGPQASNIVVVK, encoded by the coding sequence ATGAAAGGTACAGTTAAATGGTTTAACAAAGAAAAAGGATTTGGATTTATCACAGGAGAAGATGGAAAAGATGTTTTTGCACACTTCTCTCAAATTCAAAAAGAAGGATTTAAAGAATTATTCGAAGGACAAGAAGTAGAATTTGAAATTACTGAAGGACAAAAAGGACCTCAAGCTTCAAATATCGTTGTTGTAAAATAG
- a CDS encoding AbrB family transcriptional regulator, whose amino-acid sequence MDIINLILTLIIAILGGYLASKKKVPAAYMLGALFLVALFNICSNKAFLPNYFKFITQIATGTFIGSKFRSEDIKMLKKVIIPGMTMVVLMIAFSFLLSYLMSTFLGIDNLTSFFATAPGGIMDISLIAYDFKANTSQVALLQLIRLISVISFVPFFTKKCYERSNKKNISFEQKIKNEIKEEKVENKSEKSFLFTVIVGIIGGIIGYFSHLPAGTMSCSMALVAYFNVKTHKAYMPLTLRKIIQSFGGALIGAKVTLSDVIALKDLILPIILIVIGFCLMNILVGFFLYKTTKFSLSTALLSASPGGMSDISLMAEDLGANGPQVASMQFLRAIFIVGVYPIIIKILFT is encoded by the coding sequence ATGGATATAATTAATTTAATACTCACATTAATAATAGCAATTTTAGGTGGATATCTAGCTAGTAAAAAGAAAGTTCCTGCTGCATATATGCTTGGAGCTTTATTTTTAGTTGCTCTTTTCAATATATGCTCTAATAAAGCTTTTTTACCTAACTATTTTAAATTTATAACTCAAATTGCAACTGGTACTTTCATAGGTTCAAAATTTCGTTCAGAAGATATTAAAATGTTAAAAAAGGTTATTATTCCTGGAATGACTATGGTAGTATTGATGATAGCTTTCAGTTTTTTACTTTCATACTTGATGTCCACTTTTTTAGGAATAGATAATCTCACTTCATTTTTTGCAACAGCTCCTGGTGGAATTATGGATATTTCCCTTATTGCTTATGATTTCAAAGCTAATACATCACAAGTTGCCTTATTACAACTTATTAGGTTAATTTCAGTTATTAGTTTTGTTCCATTTTTTACAAAAAAATGTTATGAAAGAAGTAATAAAAAAAATATCAGTTTTGAACAAAAAATAAAAAATGAAATTAAAGAAGAAAAAGTTGAAAATAAAAGTGAAAAATCTTTTCTTTTTACTGTCATAGTAGGAATTATTGGAGGAATAATAGGTTACTTTTCTCATTTACCTGCAGGTACTATGAGTTGTTCTATGGCTCTAGTGGCATATTTTAATGTAAAAACTCATAAAGCATATATGCCCTTAACTCTTAGAAAAATTATTCAATCTTTTGGTGGAGCTTTAATAGGAGCAAAAGTTACTTTGTCTGATGTTATTGCTTTAAAAGATTTAATTTTACCGATTATTTTAATAGTTATTGGTTTTTGCTTGATGAATATTTTAGTTGGTTTCTTTTTATATAAAACAACAAAATTTTCTTTATCAACTGCTTTACTTTCTGCCTCACCAGGAGGAATGTCAGATATTTCATTGATGGCAGAAGACTTAGGAGCAAATGGCCCACAAGTTGCCTCTATGCAATTTTTAAGAGCCATATTTATTGTTGGAGTTTATCCAATTATAATTAAAATTTTGTTTACTTAA
- a CDS encoding YeiH family protein, giving the protein MKNKFYGLIFCLLLAFPAWKLGKFFPLIGGPVFGIIIGIIVALLLKNRNKLDPGITFVSKKVLQYAVILLGFGLNLQTVISVGSSSLPIIISTISTALIVAYILEKLLNIPTKIATLIGVGSSICGGSAIAATAPVIEAHDDEIAQAISVIFLFNVLAALIFPTLGDMLNFSNKGFALFAGTAVNDTSSVTATASAWDSIHNTGTKVLDSATIVKLTRTLAIIPITLFLAFYNSKKNSNTNNFSLKKIFPMFIIYFILASVITTICNYFIGTGLIAENISTIINNIFSFFKHLSKFFIIMAMVAIGLNTNIKKLIFSGKKPLILGFSCWFAISLVSIGLQKILGIF; this is encoded by the coding sequence ATGAAAAATAAATTTTATGGACTTATTTTTTGTTTACTTCTTGCTTTCCCTGCCTGGAAATTAGGGAAATTTTTCCCTCTTATAGGTGGACCAGTTTTTGGAATTATTATAGGAATTATTGTGGCTCTTTTATTAAAAAACAGGAATAAACTTGATCCAGGAATTACTTTTGTCTCAAAAAAAGTTTTGCAATATGCTGTTATTCTTTTGGGCTTTGGTTTAAACTTACAAACAGTTATTTCAGTAGGTAGTTCTTCTCTACCAATAATTATTTCTACTATTAGCACAGCATTAATAGTAGCTTATATTTTAGAAAAACTTCTTAACATCCCTACTAAAATTGCAACACTTATAGGTGTTGGTTCTTCTATATGTGGAGGCTCTGCCATTGCGGCAACTGCACCAGTTATAGAGGCACATGATGATGAAATTGCTCAAGCTATCTCTGTAATTTTTTTATTTAATGTACTTGCAGCATTGATTTTTCCAACTCTTGGAGACATGTTAAATTTTTCAAATAAAGGTTTTGCTCTTTTTGCAGGAACAGCTGTAAATGACACCTCTTCTGTTACTGCAACTGCATCAGCTTGGGATAGTATCCATAACACAGGAACAAAAGTTTTAGATTCAGCTACAATAGTAAAACTTACAAGAACACTTGCTATTATCCCTATTACTTTATTTTTAGCATTTTATAATTCAAAGAAAAATTCAAACACTAATAATTTTTCATTGAAAAAAATTTTTCCAATGTTTATAATATATTTCATATTAGCTTCAGTCATTACAACAATTTGTAATTATTTTATAGGAACTGGACTTATTGCTGAAAATATTTCTACAATAATAAATAATATTTTTTCTTTTTTTAAACATTTAAGTAAGTTTTTTATAATTATGGCAATGGTTGCTATTGGTTTAAATACTAACATTAAAAAGCTTATATTTTCTGGTAAAAAACCCTTAATACTTGGTTTTTCTTGTTGGTTTGCAATTAGTTTAGTTAGTATAGGATTACAAAAAATCCTTGGAATATTTTAA
- a CDS encoding LOG family protein has translation MRKKNVTVYCGASFGVDERYQEITRKLGEWIGKNNYNLVYGGGRSGLMGLIADSVLENGGKVTGIITHFLSEREIAHDGITKLIKVDTMSERKKKMADLADIFIALPGGPGTLEEITEVVSWAVLALHPCPCIFFNFDNYYDHIKAFYDLMVEKGYMKKEAREKILFTNSFEEIESFIANYEPPKAREYHGE, from the coding sequence ATGAGAAAGAAAAATGTCACAGTATATTGTGGAGCTTCATTTGGGGTTGATGAAAGATATCAAGAGATAACAAGAAAACTTGGAGAATGGATAGGAAAAAATAATTATAATCTTGTATATGGTGGAGGAAGATCAGGTTTAATGGGATTAATTGCTGATTCTGTTCTTGAAAATGGAGGGAAAGTTACAGGAATTATAACTCATTTTCTTTCTGAAAGAGAAATAGCTCATGATGGAATAACAAAACTTATAAAAGTTGATACTATGTCTGAAAGAAAAAAGAAAATGGCAGACTTAGCTGATATTTTTATAGCTCTACCAGGTGGACCTGGAACATTAGAAGAAATAACAGAAGTTGTTTCTTGGGCAGTTTTAGCTCTACATCCTTGCCCTTGTATATTTTTTAATTTTGACAATTATTATGATCATATTAAAGCTTTTTATGATTTAATGGTAGAAAAAGGTTATATGAAAAAAGAAGCTAGGGAGAAGATTTTATTTACAAACTCATTTGAAGAAATAGAAAGTTTTATTGCAAACTATGAGCCACCAAAAGCAAGAGAATATCATGGAGAATAA
- the dnaN gene encoding DNA polymerase III subunit beta, producing MHIKINRQNFLLAIRTVEKCVKENKIKPILSCIYAKVKGNKIYFTGTNLDTTIKTSIDVNEVTREGEVAFYYSIIDEYLKEIKDEFVILRVENGNILFIETEDSTTEYDVFNPEDYPNTFENVILNENNFKFEMPSQELVNIFEKVLFSADTPDNIAMNCIRIESIAKYLHFVSTNTYRLTFLKKNIDKDIQDFSVSVPADTISSLIKIIKGLDNEVIKVYKEDAHLYFQYKDTMIITKLIELRFPNYADILSNISYDKKLFINNEKLTNLLKRILIFSRSNAESKYSSTYEFKTNEENQNKMSISALNEIARINEELDVNFEGENLKISLNSKYLLEFIQNIPKEKELVLEFMYSNSAVKVYEKDNDEYIYILMPLALRE from the coding sequence ATGCATATTAAAATTAATAGACAAAATTTTTTATTAGCAATAAGAACAGTTGAAAAATGTGTAAAAGAAAATAAAATAAAACCTATACTTTCTTGTATTTATGCTAAGGTTAAAGGAAACAAAATATACTTCACAGGAACTAACTTAGATACAACAATTAAAACTTCCATTGATGTAAATGAAGTTACAAGAGAAGGAGAAGTTGCTTTTTATTATTCTATAATTGATGAATATTTAAAAGAAATAAAAGATGAATTTGTTATTTTAAGAGTTGAAAATGGTAATATTCTATTTATTGAAACAGAAGATTCTACAACAGAATATGATGTATTTAACCCAGAAGACTATCCTAATACTTTTGAAAATGTTATTTTAAATGAAAATAATTTTAAATTTGAAATGCCTAGTCAAGAACTTGTAAATATATTTGAAAAAGTCTTATTCTCAGCAGATACTCCTGATAATATAGCCATGAATTGTATCAGAATTGAAAGTATTGCAAAATATTTACATTTTGTCTCAACTAATACTTATCGTTTAACATTCTTAAAAAAGAACATTGATAAGGATATTCAAGATTTTTCAGTTAGTGTACCTGCTGATACAATTTCATCTCTTATTAAAATTATAAAAGGTTTAGATAATGAAGTAATAAAAGTATATAAGGAAGATGCACATTTGTATTTCCAATATAAAGATACTATGATAATCACAAAATTAATAGAATTAAGATTCCCTAACTATGCAGATATATTATCAAATATATCTTATGATAAAAAATTATTTATAAATAATGAGAAATTAACTAATTTATTAAAAAGAATTTTAATTTTTTCAAGAAGCAATGCTGAATCTAAGTATTCATCAACTTATGAATTTAAAACTAACGAAGAAAATCAAAATAAAATGTCTATTTCTGCTTTAAATGAAATTGCTAGAATAAATGAAGAATTAGATGTGAACTTTGAAGGAGAAAATCTAAAAATTTCTTTAAATTCTAAATATCTATTGGAATTTATTCAAAATATTCCTAAAGAAAAAGAATTAGTTTTAGAATTTATGTATTCAAATTCAGCAGTTAAAGTGTATGAAAAAGATAATGATGAATATATTTATATATTGATGCCATTAGCATTGAGAGAGTAG
- the plsY gene encoding glycerol-3-phosphate 1-O-acyltransferase PlsY: MAFFCLIVLTYFIGAIPSGVWIGKAFKGIDVRDYGSKNSGATNSYRVLGAKLGVIVLVMDILKGFIPLYIASHFNLMYNDLVILGLVAILAHTFSCFISFKGGKGVATSLGVFLFLIPVITLILLAIFILVAYFTRYISLASITAAFLLPIFTFFTHKDSYLFALSFIIGVFVIYRHKTNISRLLSGTENKFKF; this comes from the coding sequence ATGGCTTTTTTTTGTTTAATAGTACTTACATATTTTATAGGAGCAATTCCAAGTGGAGTATGGATAGGTAAAGCTTTTAAAGGTATTGATGTAAGAGATTACGGTAGTAAAAATAGTGGTGCTACAAATTCATATAGAGTTTTAGGGGCAAAATTAGGTGTTATTGTTTTAGTTATGGATATTTTAAAAGGTTTTATACCTCTTTATATTGCTAGTCACTTTAATCTAATGTACAATGATTTAGTTATTTTAGGTTTAGTTGCAATTTTAGCTCACACATTTTCTTGTTTTATATCATTTAAAGGTGGAAAAGGTGTTGCAACAAGTCTTGGTGTTTTCTTATTTTTAATACCTGTTATTACTTTAATATTATTAGCAATTTTTATTTTAGTTGCTTATTTTACTAGATATATTTCATTGGCATCTATAACAGCAGCATTTTTATTGCCAATATTTACTTTTTTTACTCATAAAGATTCATATTTATTCGCATTATCATTTATAATAGGAGTCTTTGTTATATATAGACATAAAACAAATATTTCAAGATTACTTAGTGGAACAGAAAATAAATTCAAATTTTAA
- the secG gene encoding preprotein translocase subunit SecG yields the protein MSTLLNILLFLSAFVLIILVLIQPDRSHGMTASMGLGASNTIFGINKDGGPLARATEVVATLFIICSLLLYLTR from the coding sequence ATGTCAACATTATTAAATATCTTATTATTTTTATCAGCCTTTGTATTAATAATTTTAGTTTTAATCCAACCTGATAGAAGTCATGGAATGACTGCAAGTATGGGATTAGGAGCTTCAAATACTATATTTGGAATAAATAAAGATGGAGGACCTTTAGCAAGAGCAACAGAAGTTGTTGCAACATTATTTATAATTTGTTCTCTATTACTTTACCTAACTCGTTAG
- a CDS encoding precorrin-2 dehydrogenase/sirohydrochlorin ferrochelatase family protein, translating into MANKFFPVSIDLNNKNVLIIGAGKIALRKVETLLNYNCNIIVITKEILEEKFLELEKNNKIKIFKNQEFEEKFLEDIFLVVVATDNEILNEEISNLCISKNILVNNITSKNDMNIRFASIYEKDDIQIAISAGGNPKKAVEIKNKIKDIFEK; encoded by the coding sequence GTGGCAAATAAATTTTTTCCTGTTTCAATAGATTTGAATAATAAAAATGTTCTAATTATTGGTGCAGGAAAGATAGCTTTAAGAAAAGTTGAAACATTATTAAACTATAATTGTAACATTATTGTTATAACAAAGGAAATTTTAGAAGAAAAATTTTTAGAATTAGAAAAAAATAATAAAATAAAAATTTTTAAAAATCAGGAATTTGAAGAAAAATTTTTAGAAGATATTTTTTTAGTTGTAGTTGCAACTGATAATGAAATATTAAATGAAGAAATTTCTAATTTATGTATATCAAAAAATATTTTAGTAAATAATATTACTTCAAAAAATGATATGAATATCAGATTTGCTAGCATCTATGAAAAAGATGATATACAAATTGCAATCTCTGCTGGTGGTAATCCTAAAAAGGCAGTGGAGATTAAAAATAAGATTAAAGATATTTTTGAGAAATAA